A segment of the Streptomyces sp. NBC_00597 genome:
TTGAGGAGTCGGCGGAACCGCCGGTGGACCGCTTCGCCGAGCTGCTGGCCGAAGCCGGCCTCGCACCCTTCGCCCGGCTGGTCCACGACCCGGACTCCGAACGGGGCCTCCTGGACGCCCACTTGCTGGCCCGCCACCCGCCACCCGCCACCCGCAAGGCGCTACCGGAGGCGCCTCAGTCCGTCCCCTCGGGCGGCGTGGTGCGCGACGCACGACGCCCCTGCCACCACATGCTCACACCGGCGAGACCTCCGGCGGCGACGAAGAAGCCCGCCTTGACCGCGGCCTTCCCGGACAGCCAGGCCGCGCCGACGCCCAGGTTCAGCCCCAGCCACCAAAAGATCGCGCACACGCCCGCCGCGGCGAGCAGTCCCGCCACGACACCCATTGCGGCCCGCGGCCATTGGCGTCCGCCGGCACCGTCCCCCGTGTCACTGGTCATGCGCACAACACTAGGGGACGGCGGGTGCGGCCTTCGTCCGTACGAAGGATGACCGGGCGCGCGACTTTCGTCGCGAAAAGCCTCCGAGTCCCGACCCGAAAGTCTCTGACGGCACGAACCCGTCACGGACGCCGATGGGCGTTGAGCCGGGCGGCCTGGCGCGTCAGGTGGTCGCGCTCGGCGAGGTTGGGTGCCTTGTGGGCCGCCTCGGCGTACAGCCGGGCCGCGGTCGTCAGGTCGCCGTCGCGCTCGTGGAGGTACGCGGCCACTGCGGCGTGGCGGGGCAGTGAGTCGTCCAGCGCCGCGAGCGCCGCCAGGCCGGCGCGCGGTCCGTCCGCCTCGCCGATGGCGACCGCGCGGTTGAGGCGTACGACCGGGCTCTCCGTCAGGCGCGCGAGCTCGTCGTACCACTCCACGATCTGCACCCAGTCGGTCTCCTCGGCGGTGCGCGCGTCGGCGTGGAGCGCCGCGATGGCGGCCTGGGCCTGGAACTCGCCCAACCGGTTGCGGGCGAGGGCTGCCTGCAGGACGCGGACGCCCTCGGCGATCGACGCCGTGTCCCACCGGCCCCGGTCCTGCTCGGCGAGCGGTACGAGGCTGCCGTCGGGGGCGGTCCGGGTGGCGCGCCGGGCATGGTGGAGCAGCATGAGGGCGAGCAGCCCCGCCACTTCAGGGTGGTCGATCGCGCCGGCGAGCTGCCGGGTCAGCCGGATCGCCTCGGCGGCGAGGTCCACGTCGCCGGAGTAGCCCTCGTTGAAGACCAGGTAGAGGACGCGCAACACGGTGGCGACGTCGCCGGGCTGATCGAAGCGCACGCCGGAGAGGGTCCGCTTCGCCCGGCTGATCCTCTGCGCCATGGTCGCCTCGGGCACCAGGTACGCCTGGGCGATCTGGCGGGTGGTGAGACCGCCGACGGCGCGCAGGGTGAGCGCGACCGCCGACGACGGCGTCAGCGAGGGGTGGGCGCACAGGAAGTACAGCTGGAGCGTGTCGTCCACAGCGGGCGAGGGCCCGGGCGCCGGCTCCTCCTCGACGCGGTCCTCACGCCTGCGCCGTGAGGCGTCCGACCGGGTCGCGTCGAGGAACCGGCGCCAGGCCACGGTGACCAGCCAGCCCTTCGCATCCCGCGGCGGGTCGGCCGGCCAGACACGGACCGCCTCGACCAAGGCGTCCTGTACGGC
Coding sequences within it:
- a CDS encoding DUF6596 domain-containing protein, with protein sequence MTPSMDEALLRSLTPGVLAVLVRRGADFAAAEDAVQDALVEAVRVWPADPPRDAKGWLVTVAWRRFLDATRSDASRRRREDRVEEEPAPGPSPAVDDTLQLYFLCAHPSLTPSSAVALTLRAVGGLTTRQIAQAYLVPEATMAQRISRAKRTLSGVRFDQPGDVATVLRVLYLVFNEGYSGDVDLAAEAIRLTRQLAGAIDHPEVAGLLALMLLHHARRATRTAPDGSLVPLAEQDRGRWDTASIAEGVRVLQAALARNRLGEFQAQAAIAALHADARTAEETDWVQIVEWYDELARLTESPVVRLNRAVAIGEADGPRAGLAALAALDDSLPRHAAVAAYLHERDGDLTTAARLYAEAAHKAPNLAERDHLTRQAARLNAHRRP